A genome region from Thermomonospora amylolytica includes the following:
- a CDS encoding 3' terminal RNA ribose 2'-O-methyltransferase Hen1, whose protein sequence is MLLTITTTAKPATDLGFLLHKHPDKVQPFPQSFGTAHVLYPEAGEDRCTAALLLEIDPVRLVRTRGRGTPDFSLGQYVNDRPYAASSLLASAMANVFRSALRGRCDARPELAAAAIPLEITLPALPCRGGPDLAEELFAPLGWQVEAESVPLDPGFPEWGDSRYVTLTLRGTLRLADALNQIYVLLPVLDHAKHYWMSSEEVDKLIRAGEGWLAGHPARTRIVRRYLANRRGLVRSALGRLAEAEDAPEDALDRDPIDEEPGTGDPLDEAAGRIEGEGEGEQAAAPPVPLAERRIATVLEVLRQESAASVIDLGCGSGKLLARLLADPFFTRIAGTDVSHRALAMARRTLERSRTRATGWAVFQGALTYADERFRGYDAAVLMEVVEHVDPPRLPAVERVVFGDARPRVVVVTTPNVEHNVRYEGLAPGAMRHPDHRFEWTRAEFRAWADRVARTHGYAVRHVPVGDDDPEVGPPTQMGVFTR, encoded by the coding sequence GTGCTACTGACGATCACCACGACGGCGAAGCCGGCCACCGATCTGGGATTCCTGCTGCACAAGCATCCCGACAAGGTGCAGCCGTTCCCCCAGTCGTTCGGAACGGCGCACGTCCTCTACCCCGAGGCGGGCGAGGATCGGTGCACGGCCGCGCTGTTGCTGGAGATCGACCCGGTCAGGCTGGTCCGCACGCGCGGGCGGGGCACCCCCGACTTCTCCCTGGGCCAGTACGTCAACGACCGTCCCTACGCGGCGTCCTCGCTGCTGGCCTCGGCGATGGCGAACGTGTTCCGCAGCGCGCTGCGGGGCCGCTGCGACGCCCGGCCCGAACTGGCCGCCGCCGCGATCCCGCTGGAGATCACGCTGCCCGCGCTGCCCTGCCGGGGCGGCCCCGACCTGGCCGAGGAACTGTTCGCGCCGCTGGGCTGGCAGGTCGAGGCGGAGTCCGTGCCGCTGGACCCGGGCTTCCCCGAGTGGGGCGACTCGCGGTACGTGACGCTGACCCTGCGCGGCACGCTGCGGCTGGCCGACGCCCTCAACCAGATCTACGTGCTGCTGCCGGTGCTGGACCACGCCAAGCACTACTGGATGTCGTCCGAGGAGGTCGACAAGCTGATCCGGGCCGGGGAGGGCTGGCTGGCCGGCCACCCCGCCCGCACCAGGATCGTCCGCCGCTACCTGGCCAACCGGCGCGGCCTGGTCCGCAGCGCGCTCGGCCGGCTGGCCGAGGCCGAGGACGCCCCCGAGGACGCCCTCGACCGCGACCCCATCGACGAGGAGCCCGGCACCGGCGATCCTCTCGACGAGGCCGCGGGGCGGATCGAAGGGGAGGGCGAGGGGGAGCAGGCCGCGGCGCCGCCCGTTCCGCTGGCCGAACGCCGCATCGCGACCGTGCTGGAGGTGCTGCGCCAGGAGAGCGCCGCCAGCGTCATCGACCTGGGCTGCGGCTCCGGGAAGCTGCTGGCCCGGCTGCTGGCCGACCCGTTCTTCACCCGGATCGCCGGCACCGACGTCTCGCACCGGGCGCTGGCGATGGCCCGCCGCACCCTCGAGCGCAGCCGCACCCGGGCCACCGGATGGGCGGTGTTCCAGGGCGCGCTGACCTATGCCGACGAACGCTTCCGCGGCTACGACGCGGCCGTGCTCATGGAGGTGGTCGAGCACGTCGACCCGCCCCGCCTGCCCGCCGTCGAACGCGTGGTCTTCGGCGACGCCAGGCCCCGCGTCGTCGTGGTGACCACCCCGAACGTCGAGCACAACGTCCGCTACGAGGGCCTGGCCCCCGGCGCGATGCGCCACCCCGACCACCGCTTCGAATGGACCCGCGCCGAGTTCCGCGCCTGGGCCGACCGGGTCGCGCGCACCCACGGCTACGCCGTGCGGCACGTGCCCGTGGGCGACGACGACCCCGAGGTCGGCCCGCCGACGCAGATGGGAGTGTTCACCCGTTGA
- a CDS encoding TIGR02452 family protein, which produces MSRHPRRAVAAETVAILDQGFYTAPSGRAVAIADDVAEAVRGTRLYLPDELAGLVAALPRGDRDTVIEVTEETTLAAARRLTAPGHEVAALNFASAKNPGGGFLRGAHAQEEGLARSSALYASLRSVPEFYAFHRERRNLLYSDRVIYSPGVPVFRDDAGRLLEEPYRVAFLTSPAPNRGAMRDPEQAARVGAALRGRAAKVLAAAHRHGHDRLVLGAWGCGVFGNDPAEVADAFAGLLLDGGPFAGLFGHVVFAVWDTAPGAPRHAAFARRLGGQSST; this is translated from the coding sequence ATGAGCCGACATCCGCGCCGGGCCGTCGCCGCCGAGACGGTCGCCATCCTCGACCAGGGCTTCTACACCGCGCCGTCCGGCCGTGCCGTCGCCATCGCCGACGACGTGGCCGAGGCCGTCCGCGGCACCCGGCTGTACCTGCCGGACGAGCTGGCGGGGCTGGTGGCCGCGCTCCCCCGGGGCGACCGGGACACGGTGATCGAGGTGACTGAGGAGACCACCCTGGCCGCCGCCCGCCGGCTCACCGCTCCCGGGCACGAGGTCGCCGCGCTGAACTTCGCGTCGGCCAAGAACCCCGGCGGCGGTTTCCTCAGGGGCGCGCACGCCCAGGAGGAGGGGCTGGCCCGCTCGTCGGCGCTGTACGCCTCGCTGCGGTCGGTGCCGGAGTTCTACGCGTTCCATCGCGAGCGGCGGAACCTGCTCTACAGCGACCGGGTGATCTACTCGCCGGGTGTCCCGGTGTTCCGGGACGACGCCGGGCGGCTGCTGGAGGAGCCGTACCGGGTGGCGTTCCTGACCTCGCCCGCGCCCAACCGGGGGGCGATGCGCGATCCGGAGCAGGCGGCGCGGGTCGGTGCGGCGCTGCGCGGGCGGGCCGCCAAGGTGCTGGCCGCGGCCCACCGTCACGGCCACGACCGGCTGGTGCTGGGCGCGTGGGGATGCGGGGTGTTCGGCAACGACCCGGCCGAGGTCGCCGACGCGTTCGCCGGGCTGCTGCTGGACGGCGGCCCGTTCGCCGGGCTGTTCGGGCACGTGGTGTTCGCGGTGTGGGACACCGCTCCGGGGGCGCCCCGCCACGCGGCGTTCGCCCGGCGGCTGGGGGGTCAGTCCTCCACGTAG
- a CDS encoding TetR/AcrR family transcriptional regulator, with the protein MSSAASELPTPPWRKPRKGGRARRPLSRDLIVETAQAVVRAEGLDGVSMRRVAQELGTGPASLYAHVSDKDELLELVADRIAGQIPLLEPDPDRWREQIRESARAARRVWRSYADICRVFLGRVPTGENQLRIAENHLAIVRAGGVPDRIAAWFVDRLALFITADVLEGTVFAAKVREGWDPGEYFGQLRGYFQSLPADRFPNIVSMVDDLMDADDEQRFEFGLELMIRGLASYVED; encoded by the coding sequence ATGAGCTCAGCCGCCTCCGAGCTGCCCACCCCGCCGTGGCGCAAGCCGCGCAAGGGCGGCCGGGCGCGCCGCCCGCTGAGCCGGGACCTGATCGTGGAGACCGCGCAGGCCGTCGTGCGCGCCGAGGGGCTGGACGGGGTCAGCATGCGGCGGGTGGCCCAGGAACTGGGCACCGGCCCGGCCTCGCTGTACGCCCACGTCTCCGACAAGGACGAACTGCTGGAGCTGGTGGCCGACCGGATCGCCGGGCAGATCCCGCTGCTGGAGCCGGACCCGGACCGCTGGCGGGAGCAGATCCGCGAGTCCGCCCGGGCGGCCCGGCGGGTGTGGCGGTCCTACGCCGACATCTGCCGCGTCTTCCTGGGCCGCGTCCCCACCGGGGAGAACCAGCTGCGGATCGCCGAGAACCACCTGGCCATCGTGCGGGCAGGGGGCGTGCCCGACCGGATCGCCGCCTGGTTCGTCGACCGGCTCGCCCTGTTCATCACCGCCGACGTGCTGGAGGGGACGGTCTTCGCGGCCAAGGTCCGCGAGGGCTGGGACCCGGGGGAGTACTTCGGCCAGCTCCGCGGCTACTTCCAGAGCCTGCCCGCCGACCGCTTCCCGAACATCGTCTCGATGGTGGACGACCTCATGGACGCCGACGACGAGCAGCGCTTCGAGTTCGGCCTCGAGCTGATGATCCGCGGCCTGGCCTCCTACGTGGAGGACTGA
- a CDS encoding MFS transporter, with translation MTQISAPPTTGTRPERHRWRWVALAVILCADVMDLLDATVTNIAAPAIQADLGGSYASLQWLGAAYTLAMAIGLITGGRLGDVHGRRRMFLIGVAGFTAASLACALAPGPGALIGFRAVQGLFGALLIPQGLGLITEMFDESERAAAFGLFGPVLGLSAVGGPVLAGWLVDADLFGTGWRMIFLINLPLGLAALAAGLRVLPAARPAKTTRLDPVGALLAALGSLLVIYPLVQGHELGWPGWSFAMMAAAVPVFALFARYERRVLRAGGDPLVTPELFRSRAFTGGLLFGTLFFAAMIGFSLVLGLFMQLGLGYSALGAGLAAAPWAVGMVLGFAVAQGLARRHGRLSMQLGALVMAAGIAGAYATVHWAGADVTAWRLVPALLVTGLGTSMVMAPFFDIVLAGVRPEQTGSASGSLTAVQQLGGALGIALLGTLFFDALGGRAERTAFVGALERTLLVELAVLVLIWGLTFLLPRRARPDGPAGH, from the coding sequence ATGACCCAGATCTCCGCCCCACCCACGACGGGCACCCGTCCCGAGCGCCACCGATGGCGCTGGGTCGCGCTCGCCGTGATCCTGTGCGCCGATGTGATGGACCTGCTGGACGCGACCGTCACCAACATCGCCGCCCCCGCGATCCAGGCCGACCTGGGCGGCTCGTACGCCTCGCTGCAGTGGCTGGGCGCCGCCTACACGCTGGCCATGGCGATCGGCCTGATCACCGGCGGGCGGCTGGGCGACGTGCACGGCCGCCGGCGGATGTTCCTGATCGGCGTCGCCGGGTTCACCGCCGCCTCGCTGGCCTGCGCGCTGGCCCCCGGCCCCGGCGCCCTCATCGGCTTCCGCGCCGTGCAGGGCCTGTTCGGGGCGCTGCTGATCCCGCAGGGGCTCGGCCTGATCACCGAGATGTTCGACGAGTCCGAGCGGGCCGCCGCGTTCGGCCTGTTCGGGCCGGTGCTGGGGCTGTCGGCGGTGGGCGGCCCGGTGCTGGCCGGATGGCTGGTCGACGCCGACCTGTTCGGCACCGGCTGGCGGATGATCTTCCTGATCAACCTGCCGCTGGGACTGGCCGCGCTGGCCGCCGGGCTGCGCGTGCTGCCCGCCGCCCGCCCGGCCAAAACGACCCGGCTCGATCCAGTGGGCGCGCTGCTGGCCGCGCTGGGCTCGCTGCTGGTGATCTATCCGCTGGTGCAGGGCCACGAGCTGGGCTGGCCCGGCTGGTCGTTCGCCATGATGGCCGCCGCGGTCCCGGTGTTCGCGCTGTTCGCCCGGTACGAGCGGCGAGTGCTGCGGGCCGGCGGCGACCCGCTGGTGACCCCCGAGCTGTTCCGCAGCCGGGCGTTCACCGGCGGGCTGCTGTTCGGCACCCTGTTCTTCGCCGCGATGATCGGTTTCAGCCTGGTGCTGGGCCTGTTCATGCAGCTCGGGCTGGGGTACTCGGCGCTGGGCGCGGGCCTGGCCGCCGCGCCGTGGGCGGTGGGCATGGTGCTCGGGTTCGCCGTCGCCCAAGGGCTGGCCCGCCGGCACGGCCGGCTGTCCATGCAGCTCGGCGCGCTGGTGATGGCCGCCGGGATCGCCGGGGCGTACGCGACGGTGCACTGGGCGGGCGCGGACGTCACCGCCTGGAGGCTGGTCCCGGCCCTGCTGGTGACCGGGCTGGGCACCAGCATGGTGATGGCGCCGTTCTTCGACATCGTGCTGGCCGGGGTGCGGCCGGAGCAGACCGGCTCGGCGTCCGGCTCGCTGACCGCGGTGCAGCAGCTCGGCGGTGCGCTGGGCATCGCGCTGCTGGGCACCCTGTTCTTCGACGCGCTCGGCGGACGGGCCGAGCGGACCGCCTTCGTCGGCGCGCTGGAACGCACCCTGCTGGTCGAGCTCGCCGTGCTGGTCCTCATCTGGGGCCTGACGTTCCTGCTGCCCCGGCGCGCCCGCCCGGACGGCCCCGCCGGGCACTGA
- a CDS encoding LLM class F420-dependent oxidoreductase translates to MRLRIFTEPQQGASYDTLLRVARATEELGFDAFFRSDHYLKMGDVTGEPGPTDAWITLAALARETGRIRLGTLMTAATFRHPGPLAISVAQVDQMSGGRVEFGIGTGWFDAEHTAYGIPFPSLKERFERLEEQLEIITGLWRTPAGRTYSFEGAHYRLADSPALPKPAQAGGPPVLIGGVGAKRTPRLAARFAHEYNVPFNRPDETRAAFERVRAACERADRTEPMVYSAAQVVCCGRNEAEIARRAAAIGREVPELRENGLAGTPQEIVDKIGRFAEFGTECVYLQVLDLSDLDHLELLAGEVMAKL, encoded by the coding sequence ATGCGTCTGCGGATCTTCACCGAGCCCCAGCAGGGGGCCTCGTACGACACTTTGCTGAGGGTCGCCCGGGCGACCGAGGAACTGGGCTTCGACGCCTTCTTCCGCTCCGACCACTATCTGAAGATGGGCGACGTCACCGGGGAGCCCGGCCCGACCGACGCCTGGATCACGCTGGCCGCGCTGGCCCGCGAGACCGGGCGGATCCGGCTCGGCACGCTGATGACCGCCGCGACCTTCCGGCATCCCGGCCCGCTGGCGATCTCCGTCGCCCAGGTCGACCAGATGAGCGGCGGGCGGGTCGAGTTCGGCATCGGCACCGGCTGGTTCGACGCCGAGCACACCGCCTACGGCATCCCGTTCCCCAGCCTCAAGGAGCGCTTCGAGCGGCTGGAGGAGCAACTGGAGATCATCACCGGGCTGTGGCGGACCCCGGCCGGGCGGACCTACTCCTTCGAGGGCGCCCACTACCGGCTGGCCGACTCGCCCGCGCTGCCCAAGCCCGCCCAGGCGGGCGGCCCGCCGGTGCTGATCGGCGGGGTCGGCGCCAAGCGCACCCCGCGCCTGGCCGCCCGGTTCGCGCACGAGTACAACGTGCCGTTCAACCGTCCCGACGAGACCAGGGCCGCCTTCGAGCGGGTGCGCGCCGCCTGCGAGCGGGCCGACCGGACCGAGCCGATGGTGTACTCCGCCGCCCAGGTGGTGTGCTGCGGCCGGAACGAGGCCGAGATCGCCCGGCGCGCCGCGGCGATCGGCCGGGAGGTCCCCGAACTGCGGGAGAACGGCCTGGCCGGCACCCCGCAGGAGATCGTGGACAAGATCGGCCGGTTCGCCGAGTTCGGCACCGAGTGCGTCTACCTGCAGGTGCTGGACCTGTCCGACCTGGACCACCTGGAACTGCTGGCCGGCGAGGTCATGGCCAAGCTGTGA
- a CDS encoding class I SAM-dependent methyltransferase, with amino-acid sequence MTSSRNRARLAYKVRYAVRHPDLILPYTRRLARDTWLRLRTRDHVGYYRAVMRSDTARNPYGAVGTPTHERWMALGQMQFDYLLEHGLRPQDRMLEIGCGNLRAGRLFIEHLDAGNYYGIDISPDILFSAQETLTRYKLQDKLPHLTPVRNLTLDFLPDAHFTVIHAHSVFSHSPIEVIDECLAHVGRVMAPDGFFDFTYNETAGAEHHVLREDFYYRPQTLIARAEAYGLAARTMDDWRRTGHKQSKIRVTHPGRG; translated from the coding sequence ATGACGTCATCGCGGAACAGGGCACGGCTGGCCTACAAGGTCCGTTACGCCGTCCGGCACCCCGACCTGATCCTCCCCTACACGCGGCGGCTGGCCCGCGACACCTGGCTGCGCCTGCGCACCCGCGACCACGTGGGCTACTACCGCGCGGTGATGCGCTCGGACACCGCCCGCAACCCCTACGGCGCGGTCGGCACCCCCACCCACGAACGGTGGATGGCGCTGGGCCAGATGCAGTTCGACTACCTGCTGGAGCACGGGCTGCGGCCGCAGGACCGGATGCTGGAGATCGGCTGCGGCAACCTGCGGGCGGGCCGGCTGTTCATCGAGCACCTGGACGCCGGCAACTACTACGGGATCGACATCTCCCCCGACATCCTGTTCTCCGCCCAGGAGACGCTGACCCGCTACAAGCTCCAGGACAAACTGCCGCACCTGACGCCGGTGCGGAACCTGACGCTGGACTTCCTGCCGGACGCGCACTTCACGGTGATCCACGCGCACAGCGTGTTCTCGCACAGCCCGATCGAGGTCATCGACGAGTGCCTGGCCCATGTCGGGCGGGTGATGGCGCCGGACGGGTTCTTCGACTTCACCTACAACGAGACCGCGGGCGCCGAGCACCACGTGCTGCGCGAGGACTTCTACTACCGGCCGCAGACGCTGATCGCCCGCGCCGAGGCGTACGGCCTGGCCGCGCGGACGATGGACGACTGGCGGCGCACCGGCCACAAGCAGTCCAAGATCCGCGTCACCCATCCCGGCCGCGGCTGA
- a CDS encoding helix-turn-helix domain-containing protein: MAEQLDRERVAKFVVARRGALGLTQEQLAERAGVTVKTVYNLESGGRWPQARTRGAIEGALHWRPGDLVRIAEGQEPTPVEPAEPDMDAVRHELRELESYFADLRADPGERRRMALTFLRALFGETGGRPPRDGG; the protein is encoded by the coding sequence ATGGCCGAGCAGCTGGATCGGGAGCGCGTAGCCAAGTTTGTGGTCGCACGACGCGGCGCGCTGGGACTGACCCAGGAGCAGCTCGCCGAACGCGCCGGGGTGACCGTCAAGACGGTCTACAACCTGGAGTCGGGCGGGCGCTGGCCGCAGGCCCGGACCCGCGGCGCGATCGAGGGGGCCCTGCACTGGCGGCCGGGCGACCTGGTGCGGATCGCCGAGGGCCAGGAGCCGACCCCGGTGGAGCCCGCCGAGCCGGACATGGACGCGGTGCGGCACGAGCTGCGGGAGCTGGAGTCCTACTTCGCGGACCTGCGCGCCGACCCCGGCGAGCGGCGCCGGATGGCGCTGACCTTCCTGCGCGCCCTGTTCGGCGAGACCGGTGGCCGGCCGCCTCGCGACGGCGGGTGA
- a CDS encoding class I SAM-dependent RNA methyltransferase codes for MTDLRQDPPVPDVLELDIGAVANGGWCVARHEGRVVFVRHTLPGERVRARVTEVTRSFLRADAVEVLRASPDRVSPPCPFAGPGRCGGCDWQHASLPAQRRLKAAVVQEQLARLAGIERTVVVEEVPDPHHDEDDPVRGPGLGWRTRVQFAVRDDGVVGLRRHRSHQVEPIDECLIAHPGVELMGIERHRWPGAATVEGIVSAGTGDRLVALRERASRSRGGRRSVKVPRLPVPVRLLRGRPAPGAPLPYVREAAAGRLWQVTGSGFWQVHPGAAEALADAVLTALEPRPGEIALDLYCGVGLFAGVLGERVGRDGLVVGVESDPQAVRDARFNLRDLPQVSVEQGRVEDVIAELEFGRAASGRGRQARRGGAPADRLRADLVVLDPPRTGLGRQVVERVAELAGRKIAYVSCDAATLARDLAYFGEAGWTLQSLRAFDAFPMTHHVELVAALVQG; via the coding sequence GTGACTGACCTCCGCCAAGACCCCCCTGTTCCGGACGTCCTCGAACTCGATATCGGGGCGGTCGCCAACGGCGGCTGGTGCGTGGCCCGGCACGAGGGCCGGGTGGTGTTCGTGCGGCACACCCTGCCGGGAGAGCGGGTCCGCGCCAGGGTGACCGAGGTCACCCGCTCGTTCCTGCGCGCCGACGCGGTGGAGGTCCTGCGGGCCTCCCCGGACCGGGTGAGCCCGCCGTGCCCGTTCGCCGGGCCGGGCCGGTGCGGCGGCTGCGACTGGCAGCACGCCTCGCTGCCCGCCCAGCGGCGGCTCAAGGCCGCCGTCGTGCAGGAGCAGCTGGCCAGGCTGGCCGGCATCGAGCGCACCGTCGTGGTCGAGGAGGTCCCCGACCCGCACCACGACGAGGACGATCCGGTGCGCGGGCCGGGCCTGGGCTGGCGCACCCGGGTGCAGTTCGCGGTCCGCGACGACGGGGTGGTCGGGCTGCGCCGGCACCGGTCCCACCAGGTGGAGCCGATCGACGAGTGCCTGATCGCGCACCCCGGCGTGGAGCTGATGGGCATCGAACGCCACCGCTGGCCGGGCGCGGCCACGGTCGAGGGCATCGTGTCGGCCGGGACCGGGGACCGGCTGGTGGCGCTGCGCGAGCGGGCCTCCCGGTCGCGCGGCGGACGGCGGTCGGTGAAGGTGCCGCGGCTGCCGGTCCCGGTGCGGCTGCTGCGCGGGCGTCCCGCGCCCGGCGCGCCGCTGCCCTATGTCCGCGAGGCGGCGGCCGGCCGGCTGTGGCAGGTCACCGGCAGCGGCTTCTGGCAGGTGCATCCCGGTGCGGCCGAGGCGCTGGCGGACGCGGTGCTGACCGCGCTGGAGCCCAGGCCGGGCGAGATCGCCCTGGACCTGTACTGCGGGGTCGGCCTGTTCGCCGGGGTGCTGGGCGAGCGGGTCGGGCGGGACGGCCTGGTGGTCGGCGTGGAGTCCGACCCGCAGGCGGTCCGCGACGCCCGGTTCAACCTGCGGGACCTGCCCCAGGTCTCGGTCGAGCAGGGCCGGGTCGAGGACGTCATCGCCGAGCTGGAGTTCGGCCGCGCCGCCTCGGGACGCGGGCGCCAGGCCCGGCGCGGCGGCGCGCCGGCCGACCGGCTGCGGGCCGACCTCGTGGTGCTGGACCCGCCGCGGACCGGGCTGGGCCGCCAGGTGGTGGAGCGGGTCGCCGAGCTGGCCGGGCGGAAGATCGCGTACGTGTCGTGCGACGCCGCCACGCTGGCCCGTGACCTGGCCTACTTCGGCGAGGCCGGGTGGACGCTGCAGTCCCTGCGCGCCTTCGACGCGTTCCCGATGACCCACCATGTGGAGCTGGTGGCCGCCCTGGTCCAGGGGTAG
- a CDS encoding APC family permease — MSKVPDLTKRVLVGRALRSGQLHEQLLPKRIALPVFASDPLSSVAYAPQELLMMLAVAGASFYAYGPWIALAIAALMAVVVASYRQNVHAYPSGGGDYEVAMTNLGSSAGLTVASALLVDYVLTVAVSVSSGVENIGSAVPWIGEHKVAAAIGIIVLLTVMNLRGVRESGTLFAIPTYAFVIGVLGMVAFGLFRLGVTGDELRAPTADLEIRAEHTDLAGFALLFLLLRAFSSGCAALTGVEAISNGVPAFRKPKSRNAATTLLMMGVIAVTMFCGVIALALASDVRVAERPAEELLRNGQPVGEGYVQEPILTQVAAAVFGEGSAPFLYIAAVTALILFLAANTAYNGFPVLGSILARDGFLPRQLHTRGDRLAFSNGIIILAAMAGLLVYAFQAEVTKLIQLYIVGVFVSFTLSQIGMVRHWNRHLRTERDPRERARMHRSRAINAVGGTVTGAVLVIVLLTKFTHGAWIVCIAMPVLFALMKGIRRHYDTVARELAPTGEDVVLPARNHAVVLVSKIHKPTLRALAYARATRPSTLEAVTVAVDPEEVARLREEWEALDLPVTLKILDSPYREVTRPVLDYVKKVRRRSPRDVVTVFIPEYVVGHWWEHLLHNQSALRMKARLLFVPGVMVTSVPWQLKSSDRLKQRPEAAGPGSVRRPYYRGSPEQDRTRAGGGIVSERD, encoded by the coding sequence GTGTCGAAGGTTCCGGACCTGACAAAACGGGTCCTGGTGGGCCGGGCCCTGCGCAGCGGGCAGCTGCACGAGCAACTGCTGCCCAAGCGGATCGCGCTGCCGGTCTTCGCCAGCGACCCGCTGTCGTCGGTCGCGTACGCGCCCCAAGAGCTGCTGATGATGCTGGCGGTCGCCGGCGCGTCGTTCTACGCCTACGGGCCGTGGATCGCGCTGGCCATCGCCGCCCTGATGGCGGTGGTCGTCGCCTCCTACCGGCAGAACGTGCACGCCTACCCCAGCGGCGGCGGCGACTACGAGGTGGCGATGACCAACCTCGGGTCGAGCGCCGGGCTCACCGTCGCCAGCGCGCTGCTGGTGGACTACGTGCTGACGGTGGCGGTGTCGGTGTCGTCGGGGGTGGAGAACATCGGCTCGGCCGTGCCGTGGATCGGCGAGCACAAGGTCGCCGCCGCGATCGGCATCATCGTGCTGCTCACCGTGATGAACCTGCGCGGCGTCCGCGAGTCGGGGACGCTGTTCGCCATCCCCACCTACGCGTTCGTGATCGGCGTGCTCGGGATGGTCGCGTTCGGGTTGTTCCGGCTCGGGGTGACGGGCGACGAGCTGCGCGCGCCCACCGCCGACCTGGAGATCAGGGCCGAGCACACCGACCTGGCCGGCTTCGCCCTGCTGTTCCTGCTGCTGCGGGCGTTCTCCTCCGGCTGCGCCGCGCTCACCGGCGTGGAGGCGATCAGCAACGGGGTGCCGGCGTTCCGCAAGCCCAAGAGCCGCAACGCCGCCACCACGCTGCTGATGATGGGCGTCATCGCGGTCACCATGTTCTGCGGGGTCATCGCGCTGGCGCTGGCCTCGGACGTGCGGGTGGCCGAACGGCCCGCCGAGGAACTGCTGCGGAACGGGCAGCCGGTGGGGGAGGGGTACGTCCAGGAGCCGATCCTGACCCAGGTCGCCGCGGCGGTGTTCGGCGAGGGCTCGGCGCCGTTCCTGTACATCGCCGCGGTCACCGCGCTGATCCTGTTCCTGGCGGCCAACACCGCCTACAACGGGTTCCCGGTGCTGGGCTCGATCCTGGCCCGCGACGGCTTCCTGCCCCGCCAGCTGCACACCCGCGGCGACCGGCTGGCGTTCAGCAACGGCATCATCATCCTGGCGGCGATGGCCGGCCTGCTGGTGTACGCCTTCCAGGCCGAGGTCACCAAGCTGATCCAGCTCTACATCGTGGGCGTGTTCGTGTCGTTCACGCTCAGCCAGATCGGCATGGTCCGGCACTGGAACCGGCATCTGCGCACCGAGCGGGACCCGCGGGAACGCGCCCGGATGCACCGCAGCCGGGCGATCAACGCGGTCGGCGGCACGGTCACCGGCGCGGTCCTGGTCATCGTGCTGCTCACCAAGTTCACCCACGGCGCGTGGATCGTGTGCATCGCGATGCCGGTGCTGTTCGCGCTGATGAAGGGCATCCGGCGGCACTACGACACGGTGGCCCGCGAGCTGGCGCCGACCGGCGAGGACGTGGTGCTGCCGGCCCGCAACCACGCCGTGGTGCTGGTCTCCAAGATCCACAAGCCGACGCTGCGGGCGCTGGCCTACGCCCGCGCCACCCGCCCGTCCACGCTGGAGGCGGTCACCGTCGCGGTGGACCCGGAGGAGGTCGCCCGGCTGCGCGAGGAGTGGGAGGCGCTGGACCTGCCGGTGACGCTGAAGATCCTGGACTCCCCGTACCGGGAGGTCACCCGGCCGGTGCTGGACTACGTCAAGAAGGTGCGGCGGCGCAGCCCGCGCGACGTGGTGACGGTGTTCATCCCCGAGTACGTGGTCGGCCACTGGTGGGAGCATCTGCTGCACAACCAGAGCGCGCTGCGGATGAAGGCCCGGCTGCTGTTCGTGCCCGGGGTGATGGTCACCAGCGTGCCCTGGCAGCTGAAGTCCTCCGACCGGCTCAAGCAGCGGCCCGAGGCGGCCGGCCCGGGCTCGGTGCGCCGCCCCTACTACCGGGGGTCGCCCGAGCAGGATCGAACGCGCGCGGGCGGCGGTATCGTGTCGGAACGTGACTGA
- a CDS encoding potassium channel family protein, translating into MHIVIMGCGRVGSTLAHILEDKGHSVAIIDQSPEAFRRLRGGFRGRRVTGVGFDRAVLEEAGIEQASAFVAVSSGDNSNIISARVARETFGVENVVARIYDPRRAEVYQRLGIPTVATVRWTADQMLRRLLPDGALPLWRDPTGEVMLAELGVDPSWVGTKVTAFEEEVRTRVAFLSRMGEAIVPDPETVIQDGDVVHVMARSDDMERLNAAVARRPEGER; encoded by the coding sequence GTGCATATCGTGATCATGGGATGCGGGCGGGTCGGCTCGACGCTCGCCCACATCCTGGAGGACAAGGGTCATTCGGTGGCGATCATCGACCAGAGCCCCGAGGCCTTCCGGCGGCTGCGCGGGGGCTTCCGGGGCCGCCGGGTCACCGGGGTCGGGTTCGACCGGGCCGTGCTGGAGGAGGCCGGGATCGAGCAGGCCTCCGCGTTCGTGGCGGTCAGCAGCGGCGACAACTCCAACATCATCTCCGCCCGGGTGGCGCGGGAGACCTTCGGCGTCGAGAACGTGGTGGCGCGGATCTACGACCCCCGGCGCGCCGAGGTCTACCAGCGGCTGGGCATCCCCACGGTGGCGACCGTGCGGTGGACCGCCGACCAGATGCTGCGCCGGCTGCTGCCGGACGGGGCGCTGCCGCTGTGGCGCGACCCGACCGGCGAGGTGATGCTGGCCGAGCTGGGCGTCGACCCGTCGTGGGTGGGCACCAAGGTGACCGCGTTCGAGGAGGAGGTGCGCACCCGGGTGGCGTTCCTGTCCCGGATGGGCGAGGCGATCGTGCCGGATCCCGAGACGGTGATCCAGGACGGTGACGTGGTGCACGTGATGGCGCGCTCGGACGACATGGAACGGCTGAACGCCGCGGTGGCGCGCCGGCCGGAAGGAGAGCGGTGA